The following are from one region of the Biomphalaria glabrata chromosome 4, xgBioGlab47.1, whole genome shotgun sequence genome:
- the LOC129925777 gene encoding uncharacterized protein DDB_G0287625-like, with product MSQTTSKFVGIDSDPLNDSSIRIVSLNFVSKNDAGSNTDSPNGACSNTDSPNDACSNTNSPNGACSNIESPNGACSNSDSPIGACSNSDSPNGACSNTDSPNGACSNTDSPNGACSNTESPNGACSNSNSPNGACSNTDSPNGDCSNTDSPNGDCSNTDSPNGAYSNYVAYTNTNRSILIKLNSYYENEKPLPFDIQAKGCCFNDKNKIPHSVQ from the exons ATGTCaca AACTACATCAAAATTTGTTGGCATAGATTCGGATCCTCTAAATGATTCTTCCATACGcattgtttctttaaattttgtttctaaaaatgaTGCTGGCAGCAATACTGATTCTCCAAATGGTGCTTGCAGCAATACTGATTCTCCAAATGATGCTTGCAGCAATACTAATTCTCCAAATGGTGCTTGCAGCAATATTGAATCTCCAAATGGTGCTTGCAGCAATAGTGATTCTCCAATTGGTGCTTGTAGCAATAGTGATTCTCCAAATGGTGCTTGCAGCAATACTGATTCTCCTAATGGTGCTTGCAGCAATACTGATTCTCCTAATGGTGCTTGCAGCAATACTGAATCTCCAAATGGTGCTTGCAGCAATAGTAATTCTCCAAATGGGGCTTGCAGCAATACTGATTCTCCAAATGGTGATTGCAGCAATACTGATTCTCCAAATGGTGATTGCAGCAATACTGATTCTCCAAATGGGGCTTACAGCAATTATGTTGCTTACACAAATACAAATCGCTCAATTCTAATAAAGTTAAACTCATATTATGAAAATGAAAAACCGTTGCCATTCGACATACAAGCAAAAGGCTGTTGCTTTAATGACAAG AACAAAATTCCCCATTCAGTACAGTGA